A window of Cellulomonas sp. SLBN-39 genomic DNA:
CCCACCAGAACGGCCGCTCGACGTCGTGCGGGTAGCTCTCCGGCACGGCGCGCGCGGACGACGTCACGTCCGTGACCGATGCGGTCGCGCCGCCCGGGCCGTCGGTGGCGGCCGTCGTGGCGGCCGAGGCGCCACCGGCGCCGACGACGACCAGCGCGAGCGCCGTCACGGTGGCGAGCGCCGTCGAGGTGATCCTTCTCATGCGTCCTCCTCAGGGGATGTCCGCCGGCGGGCGGCGGAGGTTCCGCACGGGCGACGTGCCCGTGCGGGCGGTCGGGCGGGGTGGTCGGGCGTCGACGGGTCGCGGCCGCACCGGCCGGCACCGACCGACGCGGCCGGTCGCCGACGCACCGGGCAGCCACGGTCCGGCGGGCGCGCCACGGTCAGGGCCCGGCGGGGCCCGGCGTGCGTGCCTGTCGTGGGTGCCTGTCGTGCGTGCCAGGCGTGCGTTCCAGGCGTGCGTGCCGGGTGTGCGTGCCAGGCGTCAGCGACGACGACCGGGGTCGACGGTCGGGCCCGAGGGGCGGACCGGTCGTCGACGGCGGGCGACGGGCGGGTCGGGGACGACCGTGCAGATGCCCTCGGGGACGCGCGTCGGTGCGGCGGTCGTGCTCATGGCGCCACCCCCTGCGCGTCGGTTCCGTCCGGTACGCACCAGTCTCTGTCACGCATCCGCGACAGATGGGGGACGGACGTCCTGGACGGCCGTCCTGGTGACGCAGACCACCCGCCGCGGACCCCGGGCGACCGGACCCGGACCCGGGGACCGAAAGGTTTCAGGGGCCGGACGCTCGACACGCGCCCAGGTTCGTCGCGTAGCGTGCGCAGGTCCGCCGCCCCTGATCGGGCGGGACCTGAGATCGACGGAGGACCCCGTGCGCCGCACGACCACCGCCCGAACGACCGCGCGTCGCGTCGCCGCCGCCGCGCTCGCCCTCACCGTGGGCGTGACGCTCGCGGCGTGCGGCGGCGCCAGCGGCGAGGCCGAGCCGACCGCGTCGGCCACCGCCACCGACGACGCCTCCGTCTCCCAGGACGCGGAGCCTACGGCCGAGGACGTCGCGCTCCTCGAGGCCGTCGAGATCACCGGCGACGCGGGCGCCAAGCCCACCGTCGAGCTCCCCGAGACGCCGTTCGAGGTCACCGCACCCGTGGCCCGCCTGGTCGCCGAGGGCGACGGCGACGCGGTCGAGATCGGCGACCTGCTCTCCATGCAGACCACCGGCATCTCCGGCGCCGACGGCTCCGACCTCGGCTCCACCTACGACGGCGGCACGCCGGAGTCGGTCGAGCTGACCGAGGCCACGCTGTTCGCGACGCTCTTCGAGGCCCTGCAGGGCGCGAAGATCGGTGCGCGCGTGGTGTTCGCGGTGCCGCAGGACGGCGGCGCGGTCGTGGCCGTGGCCGACCTCGTCGGCGCCACCAAGGTGCTCGAGCGCGCCGAGGGCGAGGCCGTGGCCCCCGCCGACGGCCTGCCGACCGTCACCCTCGCGGACGACGGTGCGCCGTCGATCGAGGCCGCCGACGGCGACGCCCCGACCGAGCTCGTCGTGCAGCCCCTCATCGAGGGCGACGGCGCGACGGTCGAGGAGGGCCAGAACGTCATCGTGAAGTACACCGGCTGGCTCTGGGACGGCACGCAGTTCGACTCGTCGTGGGAGAGCGGCAGCACGTTCACCGTCGCCGGCGTGGGCGCCGCGCAGGTCATCGACGGCTGGAACGAGGGCCTCGTCGGGCAGAAGGTCGGCAGCCAGGTGCTGCTCGTCGTGCCGCCGGACAAGGGCTACGGGGACGCCGAGCAGGGCACCATCCCCGCCAACTCGACGCTGGTGTTCGTCGTCGACGTGCTCGCCGCCAGCTGACCGCAGCACCACCGCGCGGGCCGGGCTCCTCACGGGGCCCGGCCCGCGGCACGTCCGGGTGAGAACCGCGCCACGGGACCCTCGTCCTGCCGTCCGGGGCCCCGCCGCCCTACGCTGGCGGGACCATCGGCTCCAGCGTGGGAGTAGGCATGGACCAGGCAACGACGCCCAGGATCCGCACCGTGGCGCTGCTGGGCGCCTCGGGCGCCGGCAAGACGACACTGACCGAGGCGCTGCTGCACCGCGCCGGCGTGCTCACCCGGGCCGGCCGGGTCGAGGACGGCAGCACGGTCAGCGACCACGAGCCCGAGGAGATCGCGCGCGGCGTGTCCCTCGGCCTCGGCGTCGCCCCGTTCGGCTGGACCGCCGACGACGGGTCGACGTACGACGTGACGCTGCTCGACACCCCGGGCGCGCTGGACTTCGCGGGCGTGGTCGACGCGGCGCTCACCGCCGCCGACCTGGCGCTCGTCGTGGTCAGCGCGGTCGACGGCGTGCAGGCCGGCACGCACCTGGCGTGGGAGGCCGCGGGCGCCGCGGGCGTGCCGCGGATGGTCGTGGTGACCAAGGAGGACAAGGCGCGCGCCGACTTCCACCACGTGCTCGACGACCTGCGGGCCGCGTTCGGGCCGACGCTGGTGCCGCTCGAGCTGCCCGTGGGCGAGGAGCAGGCGTTCGGCGGGGTCGCGGACGTGCTCAGCGAGCAGGGGTTCGCCTACGACGCGGACGGCACGCACCACGTGCAGGCCCTGCCCGCGGAGGTCGCCGCGGAGGAGCACCGCCTGCACGAGGAGGTCACCGAGGAGATCGTCGCGCACGACGACGACCAGCTGGAGCGGTACCTCGCGGGCGAGGAGCCGACGGCGGCCGAGCTGGAGCGCACGCTCGCGCACGAGGTCCGCGACGGGCAGGCCGTGCCCGTGCTCGTCGTCTCCGGGCTGACGGGCGTGGGCGTCGACCGGCTGGCCGACCTGCTGTGCGAGCTGGGCCCGGGGCCCGGCGACCGGCGCGTGAGCGTCCTGGCCGGCACCACCGAGGTCGAGGTCGGTGTCGACCCGGACGGTCCGGCGCTCGTGCACGTGTTCCGCACGGTCGCGGACCCGTTCGTCGGGCAGGTGACGCTGTTCCGCGTGCTGTCCGGCACCGTGCGGCCCGGCGACCGGCTGGTCTGCACCAGCACGCACGTCGAGGAGCGGGTCTCGGGGCTGTTCCGGCTGCGCGGCAAGGAGCACCTGCCGGTCGACGCGGCGCGCGCGGGCGAGGTCGCGGCCGTCGCCAAGCTCACCGGCACGCCGACGGGGGCGCTGCTGGCGACCAAGGGATCGCCGGGCGTGGCGTGCACGGCCCGGCCGCCGCGCGAGCGGCAGCGCGTGTACGCCCTGGCGCTGGAGCCCGTGACGCAGTCCGACGACGACCGGCTCTCCGCCGCGCTGGCCCGCCTGGTGGGCGACGACCCCACCCTCGCGGTCGACCGCACCGGCGACCGCACGGTCCTGCGGGGCCTGGGCGACACGCACCTGGCGGTCGCGCTGGAGCGGCTCGCGCGGGTGTTCGGCGTGCACGTGACGACGGCACCCGTGCCCGTGGGCTACCGCGAGACGATCGCGCGGTCCGTCGAGGTCGAGGGCCGGCTGAAGAAGCAGTCCGGCGGGCACGGGCAGTTCGCGGTCGTGAAGATGCGGGTCTCGCCGCTGCCGCGTGGCGCCGGGCTGGAGTTCGTCGACCGGGTCGTGGGCGGGGCGATCCCGCGCACCTACCTGCCCGCGGTGGAGCGTGGCGTGCACGAGGCCATGGCCGCCGGCGGCCCGCACGGCTTCCCGGTGGTGGACGTGCGCGTCGAGGTCGTCGACGGCAAGGCCCACTCGGTCGACTCGTCCGACATGGCGTTCCGCACGGCCGCGTCGATCGGCCTCAAGGAGGCGCTGGCCACGGCGGGCACGACGGTGCTCGAGCCCGTGTGCCGGGTGCACGTCACCGTGCCGTCGACCGTGCAGGGCGACGTCATGAGCGACCTGTCCGCGCGGCGCGGCCGCATCACCGACACCGTCGCGCAGGACGGCGGCTCCGTGGTCGTCGAGGCCACGGTGCCGGAGGCGGAGCTCGCCCGGTACGTGCTGGACCTGCGCTCCCTGACCGGTGGGCGCGCGGACCTGCGCGTCGAGCCCGACCACTACGAGCCCTGCCCGGAGCACCTCACCCCCGCCTGACCGCTCCCCGCGCGAGGATGGGGGCATGGCGGACGGGACCGACGACGACGTGACGGACGTGGCCGGGCTGACCCGCCTGGTGCGGGAGTTCTCGCGCGAGCGCGACTGGGAGCAGTTCCACGACCCCAAGTCGCTGGTCCTCGCGCTCGTCGGCGAGGTCGGGGAGCTGGCCGAGCTGTTCCAGTGGGTGCCCGCCGACGAGGCCGCGGCCCGCTTCGCCGCACCCGAGCGCCGGCAGCGCGCGGGCGAGGAGATGGCCGACGTCCTGGTCTACCTGCTGCGCCTCGCGGACGTCCTCGACGTCGACCTCGCGGCGGCGGCGCAGGCCAAGATCGCCGCGGCCCGCACCCGGTTCCCCGCCGACGCCGTGCGCGGCACCGCGCCCGAGAAGCGCTGAGCGGCGGGGCCGGGTCGCACGGGCCCGGCCCCGTCCCGCTCACTCCGAGGCGATCGCGTCCAGGGCGCGCAGACGGGCGGCGCGGGTCGCGGGCCACAGGGCCGCGAGCACCCCGACCACCACGGCCAGGCCGACCATCGTCGCGATCTGGTCCCACGGCAGCACGAGCTGGTCGAGCCCGTCCTCGGCGTAGACCCGCGGCAGCGCGGACGCGAGCCCGACCCCGACCGCGAGGCCCAGCACCGTGCCGAGCACGGCCGTCAGCACCGACTCGATCGTCACCGTGCCCGCGAGCTGGAGCCGGCCGAGGCCGACGGCCCGCAGCAGCCCGATCTCGCGCGTCCGCTCGATGACGGACAGGGCGAGGGTGTTGACGATCCCGAGCACCGCGATCACCAGCGACAGCCCGAGCAGCGCGTAGAGGATCACGAGCAGCTGGTCCACCTGGGCGGCCATCGCGTCGACGAACTCGTCCTGGTCCTGCACGGAGACGACGACGTACGGCGCGACGGCGTCGGCCACGGCGGTGCGCAGGTCGTCCAGGCCCACGCCGGGTGCGGCGTCGAGGAAGACCGTGTCGACCTGCGGCTCGGTGACGAGCGCGTCGAGCACGTCCCGGGTCACGACCACGGACGCGCCGACCACCTGCGTGTCGACGACGGCCACGACGTCGAGGTCGCGGCTGCCCTCGCCGGCGCGCACGGTGACGGTGTCGCCGACGGCCCACCCGTCGCCGGCCGTCTGGGAGTTGATCACCGCGGTGCCGTCGGCGAGGTCGTCGGTGCTGCCGTCCTCGACGTCGACGAGCAGCGCCCCGCCGAGCACGCCGGGCTCGAGGCCGACGACGTACGACGCGTCGTCGTCCGTCGGGGCCGCACCGGGTTCCGCGGAGACGGCGGCGGTGCCGAAGGCCAGCGGCGCGGACGCCCCCACCTCGGGCAGCGCGGCGACGTCGTCGACGGCCCCGGCCGGGATGATCTGGTTGGCCGAGCGCAGCACGAGGTCCGCGTCGGTCGAGCTCTCGACGACGCTCGCCAGGGACTGCTGCGCGGACGCGGCGATCACGGAGACGGCACCGACGAGGGCCATGCCGATGACCAGGGCCCCGGCGGTGCCGGCGGTGCGCCGGGGGTTGCGCACGACGTTGCCCTGCGCGAGCCGCCCCATCGGGGGCAGCAGCCGCACGAACGGCACGGTGAGCACGCGCAGCACGGCGCGGGCGACGGTCGGCGACGCGACGAGCACGCCGACGAGCACCGCCGCGGCCCCGCCGCCGAGCAGCAGCTCGGCCTGGTCGGTCGTGGGCCGCACGGCGGCGGACGCCACCGCCGCTGCCCCGGCGAGCGCGACGAGACCGCCGAGCACGGCGCGCAGGCGCAGCGACCGCTCGGGCACGGTGACGTCGCCGCGCATCGCCTCGACCGGCGCCACGAGGGCCGCGGTGCGGGCCGGCACGGCCGCGGCGACCGCGGAGACCACCGTGCCGAGCACGAGGCACAGCACCACGGTCGGCACCTCGAGCGGCACGTCACCCGTGAGGTCCATGCCGACCTGCGCGAGCACGACCCGCAGCACCGAGACCAGGCCCAGGCCGCCGAGCACCCCGAGCGCGGACCCCACGAGCCCGACCACGACGGCCTGGCCGACGACCACGGTGAACACCTGCGCGGGCGAGGCGCCCACGGCCCGCAGCAGCGCGAACTCGCGCACCCGCTGCCGCACCGACATCGCGAAGGTGTTGGCGATGAGGAACGCCCCGACGAACAGCGACACCACGGCGAAGACCAGCAGGAACGTGGTGACGAAGCCGAGGAGCTGGTCGATGTCCGCCTGCAGGTCGGCGCGCACCGAGGAGCCGGTGACGGCCTCGGCGGAGCCGGCGGCCCCCGCGTCCGCGAGCACCGTGCTGCCGTCGAGCGCCGCGCCCACCGCGTCGGCCAGCACCTGCTCGTCCGTCCCGTCGGTGCCGTACACGGACACGGTGCTGACCAGGCCCTCGGGGGCGAACGCCGCGAGCGCCGCGTCGTGGTCGAGGAAGACGAGCGTCGCGCCCGCCATCGGCCCGCCCGCGGACACCTCCCCGACGACCTCGACCTCGACGACCTCGCCCGCGACGACGACGTCGGTGCGGTCGCCGAGCGCCAGCCCGGACGACTCGAGCGTGGCGACCTCGAGCGCGACCTCGTCGGCGGCGGCCGGGCCGCGGCCCTGCAGGACCGTCAGCGACGGGTCCCGCTCGTCGAAGCCGATGCCGATGCTCGGGGCCTGCGTGGACTGCACGGCCGTGCCGTCGGCTCCGACGAGCACGACCGGGCCGGCCAGGTCGGGCAGCGCGACGTCGACGCCGTCGACGTCTGCGACCTCGTCGACCAGCGCGATCGGCACGGGGGTGCGCGCCTCGCCGATCGACTCCTCGCCCCCGCCGCCGGGCAGCGGGTCGGTGCCGCGCACGTAGACCTCGGCGGGCGCCTGCGCGTCGACGATCCCGTGGAAGGTGTCGGACATCATCGTGCGCAGCGCGAAGGTGCCGGCGACGAAGGCGACGCCGAGCGCGACGGCCAGCACCGACAGCGCGAACCGGACGGCGTGCGCGCGCACGCCCCGCAGCGTGACCCGCAGCATCAGCGCACCCGCGCGGCGGCGGTCACGGCGGGGGCCGTGGCAGCGGCGTGACGCGCGGTGCGCGCGTCGGCGTCGGCGCGGCTCAGGGCGCCCAGGCGCTCGAGGACGGCGTCGGGCGTCGGGTCGAGCAGCTCGTCGACGATGCGTCCGTCGGCGAGGAAGAGCACGCGGTCCGCGTACGACGCGGCCGTCGGGTCGTGCGTGACCATGACGACGGACTGGCCGAGGTCGTCGACGCTGCGGCGCAGGAACGTCAGCACCTCGCGGGCCGACGCGGAGTCGAGGTTGCCCGTGGGCTCGTCGGCGAACACGACCGCCGGCCGCGTCACGAGGGCGCGGGCGCACGCGACGCGCTGCTGCTGCCCGCCGGACAGCTCGGACGGCTTGTGCCCGAGCCGGTCGGTGAGGCCGACGGCCCGCACGACGGCGTCGAGGTGGTCCTGGTCGACCGGCCGGCGCGCGATGTCCGCGGGCAGGGTGATGTTCTCCAGCGCCGTCAGGGTCGGCACGAGGTTGAACGCCTGGAACACGAAGCCCAGGCGGTCCCGGCGCAGCTTCGTCAGGCGGCGCTCCGACATCGCGGAGACCTCCTGCCCGTCGACGACGACGGTGCCGGACGTGGGGCGGTCGAGGCCCGCCATGCAGTGCATGAGCGTGGACTTGCCGGAGCCCGAGGGGCCCATCGTGGCGGTCAGGCGGCCGCGCTCGAAGTCGACGTCGACGCCGTCGAGCGCGCGGACCGCCGTCTCCCCGGTGCCGTAGGTGCGGGTGAGCGCACGGGCGCTCGCGATCGGGCTCGTCATCGTCTGGTCCTCGGCTCGTGCTCTGCGGGTCCGGGCGCGGCGTGCGGCCCGACGGGTGTCATGGTCGATCGTCCACCCCGGCGCGGGGCGGCGCATCGGTGAGGAACCCTGGGAGCCCCCTGAGCGTCGCGGGGGTCGTCCCGGGGTGGGGCCGGGGGGTTTTCCGGGTGTCGCCGTCGACGGGCAGCCACCAGGATGGGGACGTGCCCCGCCCGGGGTGTCCTCGCAGGTCGTCGGAAGGTCGGTCGTGCTCACCACGCTCACGAAGTCGGTCGCGGTCCTCGCCGCCGCGGTGCTCGGCGCGACCCTGGGGCTCGCCGCCCGGGGCGTGGACGCGGCGCTGGCGCGCGTGCCCGCCCCGGCGACCCGTGCCGTCGGCCCGGCGCAGCCCGGACCGGCGCCGCTGCTGGTGACCGCGACGCCGTCGGCGGTGCCCGACGGGACGACGGGCACCACGGTCCTGCGGGGCGCGGAGGTCCCGCCGACGTCCTAGCCTGACGTCATGGCCCGCTACCTCGACGTGCACCCGCACGACCCGCAGCCGCGCGCGATCGCGCAGACCGTCGCCCTGCTGCGCGAGGGCGCCGTCGTCGCCTACCCGACGGACTCGATGTACGCCCTGGGCACGCGGGTCGAGAACCCCGACGGGCTCGAGCGCATCCGGCGCATCCGGCACCTGGACGACAAGCACCACTTCACGCTGGTGTGCGCCGACTTCGCCCAGCTCGGCCAGCTCGTGCACCTGGACAACAGCGCGTTCCGCGCGATCAAGGCCGCGACGCCCGGCCCGTACACGTTCATCCTCCAGGCCACCCCCGAGGTGCCGCGCCGGCTCGCCCACCCCAAGAAGCGGTCGGTCGGCGTGCGCATCCCCGACCACCCCGTCGCGCAGGCGATCCTGCACGAGCTCGGCGAGCCGCTGCTGTCGAGCTCCCTGGTCGTCCCCGGCGCCGAGTGGCCGATGACCGAGGGCTGGCAGATCAAGGAGGAGCTCGACGCGGTGCTGGACGCCGTCGTCGACGCGGGCGACTGCGGGACCGAGCCGACCACGGTGGTGGACTGGACCTCCGGCACGCCCGAGGTCGTGCGCGCGGGCGCGGGCGACCCCGACCGGTTCTGACGGCGCACCGGCACCGCGCGGAGGAGACGTGGACGAACCGGCAGCCGACCTGGCAGGGGGCGGCGGCGAGCGCGTCGGGCGGCTGCCGCGCCCGCTGCGGACGGGCCGCTTCGCCACCCGGGACGGGGTGGAGAGCCCCGTGCACGCCCCGCGCGGGGACCCTCGCGTCGCGTGGCACGAGCTCGAGCGGCTCGTCGAGGTGACCACCTGGATCCTGGGGCCGCACCGGTACCCGCTGGTGCTCGCGAGGCCCGACGACGGCGGCCCCGAGCTCCTCGTCGACTGGTACCCGCCGGACCGGTGGCCGCCGCCGTTCGACGACGTCGCCACGGGGCAGCCCCCGTACCTGCGGCACGACCAGTACGACATGCGGACCACCGGGGTGGTGCGACCCGACGAGGTCCTCGACGCCGTCGAGGTCGTCGAGGAGCTGGACCCCGCCGTGTGGGCGACCCGGCCGCCGCCACCGCGACCGCCGGGCCCGAGCCTCCCGACGGGACCGCCGCGGGTCCTGCGGCCCGGACGGCGTCGCACCCCAGCCGCCGCACCCGCGGCGCCACCGCTCCCCCGCCCCTCGGGGGTGTACGCCGACCTCGACGGGCAGACGTACGCGGCCGTGTCGGCGCACAAGCCGCGCCTGCGGCTGCTCGCCCCCGGGCAGGGGCCCGTGCCCGCGGGGTTCGAGGAGGACGGCCGGGGTGTCCGGAGCCGGCTGGTGCCTCGCACCGCGGTGACGCGGATCGTCCGGGTGACGACGTGGGCGCGCTGGCGCGGGCACGAGGTCGAGGTCGTCCAGGTGAGCGACGGCCGCGTCCGCGTGCAGGGCTGGACGTACCCGCCCCCGGACGAGCCGGCCGTGGGGACGCCGGAGAACACGTACTGGGAGGTGTGGACCGCGCCGCAGGAGCTCGACGCGGTCCGGGAGGACGTCGTCGAGGTGCCGCGCTGACGGCGGTGCCCGGCCCAGCGACGACGGACCGCCCGTGCCCGGGGGCGCGCGGCGGTCCGTCGTCGTGCGTGCCGGTCAGGACGTGGTGCGGAAGGTCTGCACGGGGCCGTAGGTGGTGCCGTGGGCGTTCTGGGCGACCACGCGGTAGTAGTGCGTCGTCGCCGGGGCGAGCCCGCTGACGGCGGCCGTGGTGGACATGTCGTAGCCGACGGCGGCCATCGTGACGGCCGTGGTCTTCTTGCCGAGGGCGGACGTCGTGCCGTGCTCGAACCACACGGTGCTCGCGGCGTGCCGGGTGTTGACGTTGGCTCCGAGCGTCGTCGTGGTCCGGGTGGTGCCCGACGCCCAGGACTTCGCCGTGGTGGGCCTGCCCGCGGTGCTGAAGCTCGTGGTCCGCACGGTGCTGCCCGCGTCGGTCGTGGCCGTGACCCGGACCTGGTAGGTCGTCGACGGCGTCAGCCCGGTGGCCCGGCCCACGACCGTGGCCGCCCACGTCACGGCGGGGACGGCGGTCGTGGTGCTCGCGCCGTAGGCGGTGGTGGTGCCCCACTCGAACCGCGTGCTGCCGGCCAGCCCGTTGGGGTTGACCCACGCGGTCAGGTCGCTGCTCGTCGTGGTGATGGCCTTGGCGGACGTGGACAGCGTGGGCAGGGCGACGGCGCTGACGCCGACGGTGTCGACGGACGTCAGGCCGCGGGCGTCGGTGACGGTGAGCCGGGCCGTGCGGGTGCCGGCCGTGGTGTACGTGTGGGTCAGGTCGGACGGGGGCGTGCCGGTGCCGGTGCGCGCCGCGGAGCCGTCGCCGGGCTCGAACCGCCACGACGCGACCCCGGTGCCGGTCGTGGACAGGGACCCGGCGCTGCGGGAGGCGTCGAACCGCACCGCGAGCGGGGCGGGGCCGTGCACGGTCGAGGGCTGCAGCCACGCGCTGGGCACGCCGTGCGCGGCCGGCACGGTGGCGGCGTCCTTGAACCCGCTCATCGAGGTCGCGCTCGAGTCGACCCACCACGGGCAGGTCCCGTGCTGCTGGAAGTACACGACGGCCTTGATCTCAGGCCACGAGGCGAGCGTCTGCATGGACTCGCGCATCCACGTGGCCTTGCGCGTCGGGTTCGCCGGGTCCTCCGACGAGCCCCACTCGGCGAGCATCAGCGGCTTGCCGCGGGCCCGCCCGAACTCGCGGAACGGGCCGGCGATCTCGGCCATCGGCCGCCAGGCGGCGGGCACGTGCGACGCGCAGCCGAACCAGTTGTAGGCGTCCAGCCCGAGCCAGTCGACGACGTCGTCGCCGGGGTAGAACTCGGCCGCCGTCGGCCCCGAGGTCGTCTTGATGAAGACGGTCGGCGTGACGATCCACGTCCACACGACGTTGGTCACGCCCTGCGCGCGGAACGTCTCCACGTAGTGCCGCCAGGCGGCCCGGAAGTCGGCGCCGGTGCCGTGGGCGGGCGCGTAGTCGGGCTCGTGGTGGAACGTCAGGAAGACGGGCACCCCGAGCGACCTGATGCCCGCCGCCTGGCTGCGGATGCGGGCGTCGTGGTCGCCGCGTGCGACCGACGCCCACGACAGCCGCGAGCCGTCGCGCAGCCGCGGCTCGATCGACAGCACGGGTGTGCGACCCTCGGCCAGGCCCGCCTGCACGACCGGCGGCGGCATGGTGTCGTCCCACAGGCTGTACGTGCGCTGCAGGTCGAGACGACGGTCGATCTTCTGCTCGAACCCGGCGTAGGCGGCCTCGACGGTGGGCTCGGACCGCTTGGCGACGAACGCGCCGAACAGCATCCCCTCGTCGGGCGCCACGTCCGGCGGGCCGGCGGCCGACGCCCCGGTGGGGGTCAGCAGGACCGCGGCGAGCGCCACGGCGACGGCGGTGGTGACCAGCTTCCGGACATGCGTGCGCGCTGCGTGCATGACGCCCCCTCGTTCGGCAGCCTGGCGGACCGCGTGGGCCCCATGGCTTTGCGACCCCGCCTCGCGACGGGTGTGCCCTTTCGTGATCCCGACACCGTAGGAACCGCGCGACGGTGCGGCAAGGGTCCCAGGCGGGGGACCGGATGCGACGATTCGGTCATCCAGACCGACGTCGCAGCGTGGGGCGCTGCGGCGCCTCGCGGGTTTCACCCGCGACACACCCGTCCTGGGACGACATGAACGCGCGCTCAGTGGTAAAAGCCTGCGGTCGGGGAGGATGCCGGGATGACCGGACGAGGAGCCCCGCACGACGCGTCCTCCGTGGCCCGTGCCGCGGCCGCGTGCGGCGACGTCGCCGCGCTCGACGCCGCCGTCACCGGCTGCCGCGCGTGCCCGCGCCTGGTGGCCTGGCGCGAGGACGTCGCCGCGCACCCGCGGGCCGCCTTCCGCGGGCAGGAGTACTGGGGCCGTCCCGTCCCGGGCTTCGGCGACCCGGACGCCGGGGTGCTCGTCGTCGGGCTCGCGCCGGCCGCGCACGGCGCCAACCGCACGGGCCGCATGTTCACCGGCGACCGGTCCGGCGACTTCCTGTTCGCCGCCATGCACCGGGTCGGCCTCGCGTCGCAGCCCACCTCGGTCTCCCGCGGCGACGGCCTGGAGCTGCACGGCGTGCGCGTCACCGCACCGGTGCGCTGCGCGCCGCCCGCCAACGCCCCGACGCCCGCGGAGCGCCGCACGTGCGGGCCGTGGCTGGACCGCGAGCTCGCGCTGGTGGCGCCGCGGGTGGTCGTCGTCCTCGGCGGCTTCGGCTGGCAGGCGGTCCTCGCGACGCTCGCCGAGCAGGGCTGGGCGGTGCCGCGCCCGCGGCCGTCGTTCGCGCACGGCGCGGAGGTGACGCTGCGCAGGTCAGGGGCGCCGGACGCGCTGACGCTGCTCGGGTGCTTCCACGTCAGCCAGCAGAACACGTTCACCGGGCGGCTGACGCCGCCCATGCTCGACGCGGTGCTCCGGCGGGCGCAGGCGATCGCCCGGACAGGTGCGGACGCGGACCCGGAAGAGTGACCCCGGCGGCGTTCACACGCCCGTATCCTCCCGGTCTGTCCCTCGTCACACCCCACCCCTAGCGTCCGTGGGTCTCGCCGGACGTGCCGGCACCCCTGAAGGAAGGACCACCGTGGCCGCACCGCGACCGCAGGAGCCTCGCGCCCGACTGACCAGGACGGTCACGTCGTGCGCGCTCGCCGCCGCCCTGATCCCGACCGCGCTCGTCCCGGCCGTCGCGTCACCGGTGGCGGCCGCCCCGGCCGACGGCACGGTCGACCTGCAGCTGCTGGGCGTCAACGACGTGCACGGCCGCCTCGAGCCCGACCTGCGCAGCGGTGTCGCGGGCCTGCCCGTGCTGGCCGGTGCGGTCGCACAGCTGCGGGCCGAGAACCCCGCGACGGTGCTGGTCTCGGCGGGCGACACCATCGGCGCGTCCACGTTCACGTCGTTCATCGC
This region includes:
- a CDS encoding PKD domain-containing protein, with protein sequence MHAARTHVRKLVTTAVAVALAAVLLTPTGASAAGPPDVAPDEGMLFGAFVAKRSEPTVEAAYAGFEQKIDRRLDLQRTYSLWDDTMPPPVVQAGLAEGRTPVLSIEPRLRDGSRLSWASVARGDHDARIRSQAAGIRSLGVPVFLTFHHEPDYAPAHGTGADFRAAWRHYVETFRAQGVTNVVWTWIVTPTVFIKTTSGPTAAEFYPGDDVVDWLGLDAYNWFGCASHVPAAWRPMAEIAGPFREFGRARGKPLMLAEWGSSEDPANPTRKATWMRESMQTLASWPEIKAVVYFQQHGTCPWWVDSSATSMSGFKDAATVPAAHGVPSAWLQPSTVHGPAPLAVRFDASRSAGSLSTTGTGVASWRFEPGDGSAARTGTGTPPSDLTHTYTTAGTRTARLTVTDARGLTSVDTVGVSAVALPTLSTSAKAITTTSSDLTAWVNPNGLAGSTRFEWGTTTAYGASTTTAVPAVTWAATVVGRATGLTPSTTYQVRVTATTDAGSTVRTTSFSTAGRPTTAKSWASGTTRTTTTLGANVNTRHAASTVWFEHGTTSALGKKTTAVTMAAVGYDMSTTAAVSGLAPATTHYYRVVAQNAHGTTYGPVQTFRTTS
- a CDS encoding uracil-DNA glycosylase; translated protein: MTGRGAPHDASSVARAAAACGDVAALDAAVTGCRACPRLVAWREDVAAHPRAAFRGQEYWGRPVPGFGDPDAGVLVVGLAPAAHGANRTGRMFTGDRSGDFLFAAMHRVGLASQPTSVSRGDGLELHGVRVTAPVRCAPPANAPTPAERRTCGPWLDRELALVAPRVVVVLGGFGWQAVLATLAEQGWAVPRPRPSFAHGAEVTLRRSGAPDALTLLGCFHVSQQNTFTGRLTPPMLDAVLRRAQAIARTGADADPEE